The following DNA comes from candidate division WOR-3 bacterium.
TATAACTAAAATATAAAAACCTCTTTCAAGATTAAAAGCATTAACCTTAAATCTGTCTCCTGAGTTTACAAAATTCAATTTTTTAACCCTTCCAGAGGGTGAATAGATAAGAATCTCCTTTAAATTTTCTTTTGTTTTTATATAAAAGAAACCCCTGTCTTTTTTAAAAGGATTGGGGAAAACTATAGGTTCTTCTGCTTCAGAAGGTCCAAAAACTTTTAAATTCATAATTGAGACTCCATCCTTTGTACCAATTATTATTTCCTCATTCAAATTATCATAATATAAAAGAGAGGCAGAACACTGAGAATTAAAATCAATACTTTCAGTCCTTGTAAGAGTATTATAGGAAGATTCAAAAATTTTTTCCTCACCACTTCTTGATATAAAGATTAATCCACTTCTTGTAAGAGCATAAGTATTTCCATATTTATCATTTATTACTGAAACAGTATAAGAATCAAAAGTCCTATAATTTTTAATAAATTGAAAATCAGGCAATTTGTATTCAAATAAACCTGAATTTGTTGCAAAAAAAATCTTATTTTCATAAATTGATATATCGTAAACAGGATAACCTGTATTCATAACAAAACTTATATTATAATTTTTATCAATTTTGTAAATGTTACCCTCTGTATTGGAAACAAAATAAAAATCAGCATATTTTTCTATATCTGTTGCATAACCAAGGTTAAAAATTTCTTTAATTTTCTCATCCTTTAAATTCCTTATTTCTATTGAATTCTGTGCAGGTTTTAAAACAGAAAAAGTAGAATCATTTAAAAATTTTAAGAGCTGAATGCATGTAGAAAGATTTAAAGTATCATAAATATTGAAAAGAGAATCAATTTTAAAAATTGGACCACACCAAGGTGATGTGATTATAATCTCAGGATTTACATCAAGGGTTCTTATCCATCCGCCTAATAATTTATTTACCTTTTCATATTTTTCATTAAAAATATCAATTCCTCTATCATGGGAAAAAAGGTAATATTTTCCAAACTTTTTAACAGAAGAAATGGAATTGGAAGTTAATTCTTTAAAATAATTTTTGAAATTTAAAAATAAAGAATTTTTATAATCATAAATTACAATACCTTTTCCAAGGAGATAAATTTTATTTTTAACTTTAATTAAACTTTTCGTATTGAAATTACTGAATTTTAATTTTTGACCATTATATAAAATATATGAACCACCCTCTGTCCCTACAAATAATGTGTCAGAATTCCCAATTAGAGAATTTATAACATACGGAAATTTAGTTAAAAGAGAATCAGGATATAAATACAAAAAACTATCAGAAGAAACAAAAATTTTATTATTCAAGATAAAGATATCACCTATTTTTCCTGGTAAAATTCCAGAATGTAAAGTAGGAGGGATTATTCCGAGGAGATTAATTTTAATTTTATAAAGACCTAATTTTGTTCCAATAAATAAGGTATCTTTTATTATTTCAAGAGAAATCACGGTATCCTTAGGAAAATAATTTTTTCTTTCAAAGAAAAGTGAATCATCAGAAGTATCAATTGTGTTATTTCTATAAATACCCTTTAAACCTCTATTACCTGCTAAAAAAACTGTATCACCCTTTATCTTTATTTCCCTATAAAAATCTCTTTCAAGAAAAAGAGGAGGATAAAAATACTTTTTGTTATTTTTTAAATTTATAACAATAAGATTTTCAGAATTTGTAAAATTTAAAAGGCTATCTTTTAAAAAAATAGCATAATAAGGGTATAGGGGAATTGAATCAGAATTTGTAAATTTATAAAAAACTGAATCCTTATTAAAGTCGAAAAGATAAATACCGTGGTCACCTGTTATAAAAATTGTATCATTCCTGTTAAAAACACTGTAAAAAGTATCTGAATGTGTAAAATTATTAAAAATTGAAAAAAATAAAATTATTTCAAACATCTTTCAATTACCTCCTTTATTTTTTTCATATCATTAATATTATAACGGTGATCGATAGGTAAAGAAAGTATTTTCTCAGGAATTTTGTGAACTTCTGGATAATTCGCCTTCTTTATTAAAGGGTGAACATTTGGCCATAGTGTTGGTGGATATATCCTGTTTTTAATGAGAAAATCTTTTATTTTATGTTTATTTTCACTAAAAAATGGGAAATTTAAGGGACATATGCCCTCTGGTAAGTCCCTGTAAAGTGGCTGTATTTTTTCAAAATTAAGGTTTTTTAAAAGATAAATAAAATTTTGCCTTCTTTTTTCCATTATAAATTCATAAGGAATTCTTTTCAAAAGGTAATTTGTTAAAAAAGAGGATTTTCTGGGATCTTTATTATCTGTTAATTTTTTTTCATAATTTTTATCAAGAACATCATAGGCAAAGGAAAATAAAGGCTTTGTTAAATAAGGAAAAAAATTGTGAAAATTTCTTATAAGGTAAGCTGATAACTTAACTAAAAAAGTCTCATAATCAAAGTTTTTAACAGAATCCTTAATCTCTTCCTCAGAAAAAAGAACACCTCCGTCAGGTAGAGGTAAAATTTTTCTCAAAGATCCAAAAATAAGAGATGGCTTTATTTTAAAATTTCTTTTTTTAAAGGTTAAAAGAGAATGACTTATATCAAGAATAAAGGGAAATTCAAGTTCATAATCCACTGGAAACCCAAAATATTCAATTATTATAACAATAGGACTTTTATACATTGCGGCTTTTTTCTTTATATCATCAAAATCAACCTGTGGTGATGGATTAAAATAAACTCTATAAAAATCAAAATTAAGGGATAATTCTTCAAAAGGTCTTATAACTTCATAGCAGGTATAGCTTGGTAGAAGAAAAAAATATTTTTCTTTTAAATTTTTAAGGAGAAAACGAAGAGCATCTCTTCCTGAAAAAAAGAGTTTAAAATTTTTCAAATAACCCTTCCAAAACTTAAAAATATTTTTCTTTTTTTTGAAAAGAAATGAAAATTCAAAATAGTAGTCAGAGCCAATAGGATAATTTTTTCTTCTCATTTTAGGATATTTTAAAGTTAATTATTTTAAAATAAAAAATGATTTTCTTTCTTTTAATTACCTTCCTTAATTATGAAGAAGAAGCACTTATAAAAGATATTCTATCCTATAAATATCTTGAAATTAAAGACCTTTCCTTTGAAAAGGATAAAAGTATATTTACAAATTTAAAGGATTCTCTAACCCTCTTTTTTCTTAAAGAACCCCTTAAAATTCCTGAATACGCAGAAAAAACTTTTAAAGATTTTAATTCAGATGAAAGGGAAATTATTGAAAAAATTTTTAAATTAAAAATCAAAGAAGAAAATTTTGAAAATATCTTAGAAGAAACGATAAATAATTTAAAAAGGGCTAAAGAAATTATCAAAAATTCCTTTTCAAATATTAAGAAAGAAAAACTTGATACATTGATTTACAATATTACTCTTCTTTTTGAAGATGAAAATGACAAAAATGATGATACTTTATATGCTATTTTTGAAAGAGAAAAGGGAAATAAAATTAAGGCAAAAAAATGGAATGAGAAGAAAATTGCAAAATATTTATTAAAAATAAATAGAGAAAAACTCTTTCAAGGTTTAAAAATTTCCTTTGAAAACTTAATTTTTTTAACCTATTCACTTATAAATGCAGAAAATTTAAGGGATACAGTAATAAAAACAGAGCTCGGGTATATAGTGATAAACAGTAAAAGAGAAGATAACATATATAAAGGTGACAGTTTTTTTATTATTGTTGATTTAAAAGGTAATGACAAATATTTAGATAAGGCAGGTTCCTCAAATTTGTTTTATTCTATACCCTTTTCAATTTTAATCGATAAAGAAGGAAATGATTCTTATATTTCAAATAAAGCACTTTCCATCTGCTCATCCTTTTTTGGAGTTTCAATTCAATTTGATTTAAAGGGTAATGATTTAAGAAGGGGAAAATTCTTTTCAATTTCTTCATCCTTGTTTGGAATTAGTTTTCTTTTTGATAAGGAAGGGAATGATATCTATGAATCAGATTTTTTCTCTCAATCTGCTTGCTTCTTTGGAAAATCCTTTTTATTTGATTTTGATGGCAATGACTTATATAAGGTAACAGAAAAAGGACAGGCTTTTTCAGGAACATTGGGATTTTCAATTCTTTATGATAGAAAGGGTATGGATTCCTATATAGCCTATGGTAAGAATTATCATATACCTCTTTTACCTGATGAAACAAGGTCTTTTGCACAGGGGTTTTCTCTTGGTATAAGACCCTATCTTGGTGGTGGTGTTGCTTTTTTAATTGATAGAGAAGGAAATGATGTATATTATTCAGAAGTATATGGACAGGGCTCTTCTTACTGGTATGGAACAGGAATTTTAATAGATGGCGAGGGGAATGATTTATACCATTTAGCAGAATATGGACAGGGTTCTGGTATTCACTTGGCCTGTGGAGCACTTTTTGATTTAGAAGGTGATGATGAATATATTTCAAGATTTGGTCCTGCTCAGGGTGAAGGTCATGATTACTCTGTTGGAATGCTTATTGACAAAAAAGGGCATGATACTTATAAAGTTTCAGGAGGTCAAGGAATAGGTTTAAATACCTCAGTTGGTATATTTATTGATTCAGAAGGAAATGATATTTATGTAACAACTGAAGAATTCGGTCAGGGCGGAGGAAAAATGTCAAGGGGGAAAATTGGAATAGGTATTTTTATTGACTTAAAAGGAAAGGATTTTTATAAGGGAGAAAATTTAAAAAAAGAACCCTTTTTAATTTCAAAGGGGGAATTTGGCTTAAGTTATGATCCTGACACAGTTAAAAGTGTTGAACCGGAAGAAGAAGGTATAGATATGGAAATTCCCCTTGATTTAGATATTGATTCTTTATTTAAACTTGCTTCTGAATGGGAAGTAGGTAAGTATAAAAAGATTGTTCCAAAGGCAAGAAAAATTTTAGCGCAGAGAAAAGAGGATGCACTTATTTATATTTTTAATAATAAAATAAGAACACTTAACAGCTTAGAATTAAGGGCAATTAAGGAAGTTATAAAAGAAAATAAAGAGTTAAGTGCACCCTATATGAGAAAAGCTTTAAAAGAAAAAAATGATACATCAAAATTGAATATTATCTATCTAACAGGTGAAGCAGAAGTTAAGGAGATGGAAAAGGATTTATGGAAATTGTTAAGAAAAGAAAAAAGAGATTTATTTAAAGCAAATATAATCTATTCATTATCAAAATTAAAAACAGAAAATTTTGAAGAATTATTTAAATATTTAAATGAAAATAATACTGAAATAAAAATATCCCTTATAAGAGCATGCGGAGAAATAAAAAGAAAAAAAATTTTAAAAAAAATAGTTCCCCTGCTACAGGATAAAGATGCTCTTGTTAGGTTTGGTGCAGAAAAAATTTTAAGGGATAATGTGGATTCTGTAAGGTCTTATTTAATTGATAAAATTAACCAAAAAGCTAGCGATATAACTATATTTCATCTTTTAAGGGTTTTTAAAGGAATAAAAGAAATGGATTCTGAGGTAAAAGAAGTTTTTTTAAAATTCTGTGAAAATGAAAATAAAAAAATAAGAGCAGAAGCTATTGAATCACTATTAAATTTTAAAGATGATGAAGAAATATCAAAAAAATTAAAAGAAATAAAAGAAAAGGAAAAAGAACCTTATATTTTATGGATTTTTCAAAGTAAAAGTTTTTAAATCTTCAAGGTATTTACCCTGGAAACTCTCCCTTTTCTCCAGTTCCCTTTCAATTTTATTTAATACAATCATTTTATTTTTACACCAATCAGGTGCAACTAACAAATTAAAAGGAGCTTCACCTGTTAATCTTGCGATTAATATATTTTCTTCCAGTCTTTCAATAAAATCACATGCAGCATTTATATACTCCTCCATTTCAAGGGGTTTATACTTTCCTTCCCTGTACCAATTCTCAAGTTCAGTATATTTAACGATATGCAAGGGATGAATTTTAACTCCGTCAATTTTCAATTTATTTAAAAAAAAAGCTGTATTCATCCAGTCATCATATGTATCACCGGGAAGACCTATTATAACATGAGCCATAACCCTAATATTTTTTTCCTTTAATTTAAAAACAGCTTCCTCAAAATTTTTAACATTGTGCCCCCTTTTTGTTATTTCCATTGTTTTATCATTTGCTGATTGAAGACCCAGTTCAACCCACAAATAAGTTTTCTTATTAAGTTCATAAAGAAGTTCCAAAACTTCATCTCCTACGGTATCACTTCTTGTTCCAATTGAAATTCCAACAATATCAGGATGGGTGTTTAATGCTTCATAATAAACTTTTCTCATGAATTCTATATCACCATAAGTATTTGTGAAGGCTTGAAAATAAACAATGAATTTATTAACCTTTCTTCTATTTCTAATTATTTCCATACCCTTTAAAATCTGTTCTTTTAAAGGCACTTTTCTTCTTGCTGTTTCAGGGACAAAAGAGGGGTTATAGCAGTAAATACACTTCGCCTGTGGTGGACATTTAAAACCTGCATCCACTGAAATTTTCCAAACTTTTTCTCCGAAAAGATTCTTAAGATGTTCTGAAAATTTATTATACCTTAAATTATAATCAAAAAATTTAACAATATCTTTCATTTTCGCAATCTGCTGTACCACTTTTCCAAAAAATTCTTAACTTTCTTATTTAAGAGTAATTCTTTATAAAAATTAAAATTTTCCTTATAAAATTCAAAGGTTTTTTTAAGAGCATCTTTAAATTTCCATTCAGGCTTAAAACCAAGTTCAAATATTTTCTTGCCATCCATTGAATATCTCCTGTCATGACCAGGTCTATCCTTAATAAACTCAATGCCTTCCTCTTTATTTAATCCTCCTAATTTACATATAAGTTCAGCGAGCCTGATATTTTTTATTTCGGTGCTACCAGGTATGTTATACTCCTCACCAATTTTACCCTTTTTATAAACAAGGTATATAGCCCTTACTGCATCTTCTATATAAATCCAGCTTCTTTTCTGATTTCCATCTCCATAGAGGGGAATTTTTTCTTTCATCAACACCTTCATAATAGAAAGGGGTATAAATTTTTCAGGAAACTGTCTTTCTCCAAAAACATTAGCAGGTCTTACTATGATTGCAGGTATTCTGTAAGTTTTATAATAAGAATAAACAATCCTGTCAGCACTTGCCTTACTTGCAGAATAAGGGCTTGAGGGATAAAAAGGGTGATTTTCTTTTGCTTTTCCTTTCAAAATTTCTCCATAAACTTCATCTGTTGATATATGTATAAACTTTCCCTTTTCTCCGTGAATTTCTCTGAAAATATCAATTAAAAAGTAAGTCCCCAGTATATCTGTAAAAATGAATCTATGTGGATAAAGAATTGACCTATCAACATGGGTTTCTGCAGCAAAATGAAAAATATTATTTGAGTATTTCATAACAAGTTTTAATGGCTTTACATTTGTAACGGAAGCTACAAGAAGAAAAATCTTTCCCTCACCTTCAAGAAATTTTTTTATTTCTTTTTCCAGATCTTTTTCTTTCAGAACTTTATAATTACTTTTTATAAAATTTTTTTCAACCTTGTAAATATCCTTACCAAAGCCAGCATAAAATATATTTTCCTCATTAAGGTAGGGATAAAGATTAAAAGGGTGGCCTGAATATTCAAGAGAATCATAGACAATTATTTTTGCATCCTTTTCCTTTTTTATCAAATATCTCACAAAATTAGAACCAATAAAACCAGCTCCACCTGTTACAAGGTAAATATTCATCTATAAAAGATAAAATTTTCTCCTTCTAAATTAAAAATTTTAACATTAAAACCAAGATATTCACTAATAATTTCTTTTTTCTCAAAAATTTTATTTTTTTCCACAAAAAGCGTATTTCCATTTTCTTTTAGAAAAAGAAAATAATCAGAAAATTTAATAGCAATATTAATATCATGTATTACAAAAATTAAATTTTTATTTTCTCTTTTAAGAATATTCTTCATAATATCAAAAATTAAAAAGGTATTTTCAAAATCAAGATGAAGACTTGGCTCATCAAGAAGAATAAGTTCAGGGTCCTTAACAAGAGATCTTGCAAGAAGAACCTTTTGTTTCTGACCACCTGAAAGTTCTGAAAACTTTTTATTTTTTAATTCATAAATATCAAAAATTCTTAAAAAATAATCTAACTTTTCTTTATCAACTTTTGTATAAGGATAAAAACCGAGTTCAACCATTTCATAAACTGTAAAAGGAACATCAGATTCATAAAATTGGGGTAAATAGGAAATTTTTTTTGCTCTTTCAAAAGGATCCATTTTAAAAATATTCTTTCCATCAAAATTAATCTCACCTTTTAAGGGTTTTAATATACCGGAAAGAACCCTTAAAAGTGTAGTTTTACCTGTTCCATTTTTCCCAAGAATTGAAAGAATTTCACCCTTTTTTAAATAAAAGGAGACCCCCCTTAATACAGGGGGGTCTTTATAACCGGCGTAAATAGATTTTACCTCAATCTTGATTTTGGTTTTATCCTTTGTATATCCCTTTGTCTTTCAGATTCTTTTTTATTATCTTCAGTTTTTTCCTTGTAAGGAGCGTAAAATTTTCCTTCCCTATCCCTTAATCTTTTAAAGAATCTATCAGTTATTCCGTCACCATCTCTATCAAGGGTATCTCTTTTAACCTTATAAATTATTTCACTTTTGAGTTCCACCCTTTTAGATTTTGATGATTCTGACTTTTTATTAATCTCTATTGAATGAAGTAGAAAAGGTAAAATAAGTAAAATTAAAATTTTTTTCATCTCCTTGTCCTTTTTGTTCCTGATTTATTTTGAGGTAAAACTCCGCCTTTTTTCAATTCAGTTTCAAACTTTTCCCTGTGAATTCTGGTTTCTTGTTCTCTTTGAATTCTACTTTCTCTTTCCTTTCTTAATTCCTGGCTTTTTATAGGAGTAGTAACTCTTTTTCTGTAATCCTCTGATTCTTCCTTTTCCATCTCTTTATTTTCTTTTACCTTTCTGATATCTGACTCATAAATATTTTTTCCTTCATATTCCTTATATTCCCTTTTCCTTTCAACTTCAGTTTCCCTGATTCTTTTTTGTTCATGTTCTGGTTTAGTCTTTATTTCTCCTTTAGATTCCCTTATTCTTTCTTTTTCATAACTCCTTTTAACTTCTTGTTCTTTAACTAAATCCCTTACAGGTTTACCTTCAACAATTCCTATCTCTCTTACCCTTATCCTTGTTTCTTTTTCTACCTCCTGTAGACGACTTCTCTTTTCAGGTGTAATTTCTTTTGTAAATTCCCATCTTGTTCTTATTCTGTATCTGGGAGGTGCATATTTTATATACCTTGGAACATAAATATATCTATATTCATAAACCCTTATTTCATATAATGGACAGAAATCAAAATAAAAGTGAATAAAAACATGGGGATGATGGCAATCGTAACAATACCATGGTGCCGGATGATATACATAATACCTTGGAATTATATAATAACTTGTCCATGCGCCAAAATAAACCCTTGGGAACCAGAAGGGTGGTCTGAAACTGAAAACGAGAGCAAATCTTATATCATCATAATCATAATATATATAAGATTCAGGTGGTAAAGGTTCAAAACAATCAAGGGGCATATCATAAATTGGATAAGGAACAACAACTGCATAAATATATTCAATACCTGGATCATAAGAAGAAGTCCATTCAATATCATCGTAAAAATCATCGGGTAAAACATAATGGACACCTGCATGTATGTATACAGGTTTTCCGGCAGGAAATATTAATTTAGTTCTTCCATTTGGGTCAATATTATATAAGTAAAGATAACCATCTACTTTTGAAATAACATTAATTTTTAATCTTTCACCAGCTGTATATATAGACTTTGGACCACCTTCAACCCAGACATCCACCATTCCTGCCTTTAAGGCAAGGAATTGGATAGCTAATATTAAAATTAACTTTTTCATTTAATACCTCCTTATTTAATTTTAAGGGATTTTAACCCTTCAGAGGGTAAAGAAAGCTCCCTATTTCCCTCATCTATTTGATAAGCCCACTCAAAAACTAATCTATTATCTAAACTTAAAATTCTTATTTTTGCAAAATGATTATACCTTGTCCAGAAAACATAAATATGACCTTCAATTGCTTCAAGAACACCTATTTTTGACCATCCGTATAAAGGTGCATAACTTATCTCATCAAAACTTTCAGCATACCCCATATCCTGAATCCATGTAAGTGTATCCGGTACAATTATATAGCCTACTTTATCTGAGGTATCGTATTTATAATAAAAATCACAGTTTGGAGATAAATAGGAACATACAGCCTGATTTAAAAAATCAAATCCAGAAAAATCAGGATAAATAAGATAACTCCACACAACATCCTCACCATCAGGTCTTGGAGTATCAAACACTACTTCAGGGGAAAGGTCTGACTCATTCCCTGCCGTATCATAAGCGGATACAGCATAATAGTAAGTTATTCCATTTTGCACATTATAATCAATAAAACTTGTTTTAGAGGGGGGTAGATTTGCAATTTTTTCATAAGGTCCTTCATAGGAAAAACCCCTCCACACATAGTATCCTGCAAGGTCTTTTTCAGTATTAGGAATAAAGTAAAGATAAACTTTCTGGTCACCAGTAACAGAATAAAGTCCTCTTGGTGCTGAAGGTGGTATAGTATCAATTTCAACAGGGTAATTAGTATAAATATTTTCTTCTTTTATTATGCATCCCCATAAAAGGGGAATCAGAGTAATTATAAAGAGTATTTTTATTTTTCCCATTTCAAACCTCCTTTTTCAATTTACAAAAATGCAATTTCTATTCCAAATAAAAATAAGAAAAATTGCACATTATAAGTTCAAAAGGGTATAATTTTTATTCAAAAAATTGCCGGAGTGGCGGAACGGAAGACGCGGCGGACTCAAAATCCGCTCTCCGTTAAGGAGGTGAGGGTTCAAATCCCTCCTCCGGCATGAAATAAGGAGGGAATAATGACATATATTATTTGCGAACCCTGTATTGGAGTTAAGGATACAGCTTGTGTAGAGGTTTGCCCGGTGGATTGCATACATCCAAGAAAAGATGAACCCGAGTACGAAAGCTCAGATCAGCTTTATATAAATCCACAGGTTTGCATTGATTGCGGAGCCTGTGAATCAGTCTGTCCGGTTCAAGCGATCTATGCGGAAGATGCTGTTCCAGAAAAGTGGAAGAGCTTTATTAAAAAGAATTACGAACATTACGGTTTAACTGCTCCTTAAAATAGTATTTTTTTTAAATTTTTAAAGGGGGGGAAAATCCCCCCCTTTTTTATTTTTTGTTTTCTATCAACTTTAAAAGTTCTTCTTTTAAAGGCATTTTTTGTGTTTTAAATTCCTCTACTATTGAGTAATCTTCTTTTCCAAAGATATCCAATTCATAATGCTTTTTCTCCTCAACATAAAAAATTCCAACAGGAATCTTACCTTTTCTCCATGTTTCCATAATTTTAGCAATTGCTTCTTCTCTCCTTGCAAATGGTCCATTTAATAACTCTATATTTTCCCTGAAATAATCATAAGAATATTCTTCATTAAAGGTAACACAAGGAGAGAGTACATCAATATGGGAAAAGCCTTTATGTTTTATACCTTCTTTTATATATTCCTTTAAATTTTTTGTATCACCTGAAAAACCCCTTGCTACAAATGTTGCTCCTGCTGAAAGAGATATTAAACAGGGCTCTATAGGATTATCCTTTGAACCATAAGGAGTTGTCCCTTTTACAAAACCATAGGGAGAGGTAGGTGCGACTTGGCCTTTAGTTAGAGCGTAAATTTCATTATTCATAACAATATAAGTAAGGTTTATATTCCTCCTGGCGGCATGCATAAAGTGGTTACCACCTATTCCGTAACCATCACCGTCTCCACCTGTAACTATTACATTTAATTTCTGATTTGCAAGTTTAACTCCGGTAGCAACAGGAAGAAGTCTTCCATGGATTGTATGGAAGGCGTTGGTATTTATATAATCAGGAAATTTTGAAGAACAGCCAATTCCACTTATAACTACTGCATCATAAGGTGAAATTCCAAGTTCAAAAAGTGCTTGTTTTAAAGCAGCAAGAACTCCAAAATCACCACAACCAGGGCACCAAGTACTCTTTTTACCCTCATAAGCTTTAACTGAAGTTATTTCAAAATTTAAAAGTTTTTCCATCTTAATTCTCCTTTTTTAGAATTTTTTTAACTTCACTTATTATCTCAGAGGGTTTAAAAGGAAAACCTGAATATTTTCTAATTGAATAAACATTTTGCTTTCTCCCCCATATCCTTGAAAGATAGTTTTTTAGCTGTGAAAAGGAATTTAATTCACATACAAAAACATTTTTATTGTATGTTAAAGAGTAAATATAGTCTTCATGAAGTGGCATAAGAGTTCTTATTCTGAGATATGATATTTCTATTCCTTCATTTTTAAGTCTATGAACAGATTCCCTCATTGGTCCTAGTGATGAGCCTATACCAACAAGTATATTTGGTGCGTTTTTATTACCATAGAATTCAGGTTCAGGAACATCTTCAATAATTCTTTCAAGTTTTCTTAACCTTTTTTGAACCATTTGAACCCTGTATTCATTCTCTTCATCTATGAATCCATCAGGTGTTTTTTCATTGGAATTATATCTAACTATAACCCCTTTTGTTCCTGGAATAGCCCGTGGAGAAATCCCATCTTCAGTTAATTCGTATCTTTCATAAATTTTTCCGGTTTTAATATACTCTGAAACTTCTTCCTCACTTAAAATTTTTCCCCTTTCCCACTTTAAATTTCCATTATAGGGAATATCATCAACTGTCTGCTGATTCTGGGAAACTGCCTGTTCTGATAACACAATCACTGGAATCTGATATTTCTCTGCAATGTTAAAAGCTCTAAAAGTAAATTCAAAACTTTCTTCAGGAGTGGATGGAACAAGTACAGCTCTTGAGACATCACCATGCCCTGCAAAAAGAATATGATTTATATCTTCCTGACCAGTTTTTGTTGGCAATCCTGTGGATGGACCTCCTCTCTGGGCATGGTAAATAACAAGGGGAACTTCTGCCATTGAAGCAAGGGAAATTGCCTCAGTTTTGAGATCCATTCCTGGACCACTTGTGGAAGTCATAGCTCTCAATCCAGCAAAGGACGCACCGATAGCCATATTAATTGAGGCTATTTCATCTTCACACTGAATTGTAACTCCTCCGAATTTTGGCATATGTTTTGCCAAAAATTCAAAGACCTCTGTAGAGGGAGTTATAGGGTATGCAGCAAAAAATCTGCATCCAGCAGCAATAGCACCAAGAGCTACTGCTTCATTCCCAGACAAATAATATCTCCCTATATCCGTAGATTTTTCAATTTCATATCTCTTTTTCAAAAGATTTTTAGCAAGGGAATAACCCTCTTCTAAGGCTTTAATATTATTCTCTATGATTTCACCGCTTTTCCCTTTTAAATAGAAAATAATAGAGTTTTT
Coding sequences within:
- a CDS encoding 2-oxoacid:acceptor oxidoreductase subunit alpha yields the protein MKLKDFSVRIAGLAGDGSLLAGEVLAYTLKRRGLYTVSVRDFPSNIRGLPTSLTIRANVERIFSWNDYIDALIALEPKAVYSHLKDIRSEGVIIIDEEFKSENLVRDDVYLYPVPLRKKAREMFKKEIFKNVIALGFLGYVFNIEPEEIKNSIIFYLKGKSGEIIENNIKALEEGYSLAKNLLKKRYEIEKSTDIGRYYLSGNEAVALGAIAAGCRFFAAYPITPSTEVFEFLAKHMPKFGGVTIQCEDEIASINMAIGASFAGLRAMTSTSGPGMDLKTEAISLASMAEVPLVIYHAQRGGPSTGLPTKTGQEDINHILFAGHGDVSRAVLVPSTPEESFEFTFRAFNIAEKYQIPVIVLSEQAVSQNQQTVDDIPYNGNLKWERGKILSEEEVSEYIKTGKIYERYELTEDGISPRAIPGTKGVIVRYNSNEKTPDGFIDEENEYRVQMVQKRLRKLERIIEDVPEPEFYGNKNAPNILVGIGSSLGPMRESVHRLKNEGIEISYLRIRTLMPLHEDYIYSLTYNKNVFVCELNSFSQLKNYLSRIWGRKQNVYSIRKYSGFPFKPSEIISEVKKILKKEN
- a CDS encoding thiamine pyrophosphate-dependent enzyme, producing the protein MEKLLNFEITSVKAYEGKKSTWCPGCGDFGVLAALKQALFELGISPYDAVVISGIGCSSKFPDYINTNAFHTIHGRLLPVATGVKLANQKLNVIVTGGDGDGYGIGGNHFMHAARRNINLTYIVMNNEIYALTKGQVAPTSPYGFVKGTTPYGSKDNPIEPCLISLSAGATFVARGFSGDTKNLKEYIKEGIKHKGFSHIDVLSPCVTFNEEYSYDYFRENIELLNGPFARREEAIAKIMETWRKGKIPVGIFYVEEKKHYELDIFGKEDYSIVEEFKTQKMPLKEELLKLIENKK